The Gemmatimonadaceae bacterium DNA segment AGGCCCACTCCGGCCAGCACGGTGGCCAGCAGCGCGAACGCACTGGAGAGGATGGAGATCATTCGGTCGAGAAAGATGTTCTCCCGGACCTGCTGCGGCATCGTCTTGAGATCCTCGATCGGCACCGTCGGATCGATGCGCTTCATGGTGGCACGCAATGCGCTGAGCATCTGTTCCGGTGGGATCGACGACTGCACATAGAAATACAAGGCACCCACGTCGCCGTCCTGACGCCATGGTCGATAGTACACAGGTGGGATGGAGTCCTTGACGTCACTGTACTTGAGGTTTCGAACCACTCCGACGACCTGCACGTTCAGGGAGTCGCCTTCGGACTCGCCAATGTACTTCCCCACCGCGTCGCGCCCCCATCCGAATTTCTTCACAAACGCTTCGTTGACAATGGCAATGGCTTGTGACCCGACCCGGTCAGCGGTCGTGAACTCTCGACCGGAAATCATGGGCACGTTGAACGTGGAAAAGTAGTCCGAGCCCACTTGGTTTGCGGCCGAATTGCAGTCTACGTCCGGGCCGCAGTTGTATCCCTGCACCTTGAGCGAGTTGTTGTTGCTGTCGCCGCTGAGAAGTGGCGTTTCGCCTTCCGTCACACTGGTCACGCCAGGAACCGTCTTCAACTCCTGTTCCACGCGATTGAACAGCTCCGCGCTTTGCACGCTGTCGTAGCCGGCGCGCCGCGGCACAATGCTGAAGGTGGCGATGTTGTCCACCCGCAGGCCGAGATCGACACGCGTGACATTCATGAGGCTTCTGAGGAACAACGCGGACATGATGAGCAGCCCCATCGACAGCGCAATCTGCGCGGTCACGAGACCGGCACGAAAGCGCGCCGCCGCGCGACCGCCGGCGATCTGGCCGGCGCCCGCGCGGATCGTGCTCATGACGCCCGTGCGCGTACTGTGCAGGGCGGGGAACAGGCCGAACACGATGCCGGTGATGAGACTCAGCATCGCCGAAAAAGCGACTACCGAGCCACTGATCGAGAATCGCATGGTCGTGGACGCCTCCGGCGGGAGCAGGGCGCCGATCGCGCGCAGCGTCCACACGGCCACGAGCAGCGACACCAGGCCGCCAATCATCGACAGCATGATGCTCTCGGTGAGCAGTTGCAGCACGAGATGCCGACGTGTGGCACCCAGGGCGAGTCGTACGCCCATTTCGGTGGCCCGTCCGGCGCCGCGCGCCAGCAGCAAATTCGCAATGTTCGCGCAGGCAATCAGCAGGACCACACCGGTCACCGAGAACAGCAGTGTCAGCGGCGTCCTGGCTTCCCGAATCATGTTGCTCTGGCCATGCGCGCCGGGGACGATCAGCAGCCGCTTGGCCTTGAAACTTGCCATGGTCTTGTCACTCAGACCCTGCTGTAACGGGGCTTCCACATTCACCAGCAGCGGATGAAACACGCCGTTGGCCATGGTGCGCGCGGTCTCGATGGACACGCCCGGTTTGAGGCGCGCAAACAGATAGATCCAGTAGTTGCGGCGGTCTTCCCAACGGGTGAAGCGTTGCACCTCGCCGCGCATCGACAGCGGGACGTACACGAGGGGACGGGCACCAAGCGACGTGCCCTCAAACGACTCCGGTGCCACACCAATCACCGTGAACGATTTGCCGTTGAGGCGAATGGTCTGTCCGATCACGCCGGGGTCTTTTCCGAACCGGTCCTTCCAGAAGCTGAAACTGATCACGGTCACGAAGTGCGCCCCAATAACGTTGTCGTCATCGGGGGTCAGCAATCGCCCTGCCGCGGCCTTGATCCCGAGCACCGGGAAGTACGAACCGCTCACCATCGAACCTTCGCCCGTCATCGGCTCGTTGCGGACGGTCAGCGACGTCCCGAAAATGCGATGCGCGGCAATACCGGTGAACGGCGTCTGCAAGCGCTCCAGATCCCGGAACATCGCGTAGCTGAACACTTCATCGCAGCGGCCGGACGTGTTGCACGAATTCGAACCCGGCATTGGACCGGGTGCCGACAGATTCACCAGCTCGCCCGGCGCTGGCACCGGCAGCGGGCGCCGCAGCAGCGTGTCAAACATCGAGAAGATCGCGGCGTTCGCCCCGATGCCGAGCGCCAGGGACAGGACGGCGATGGTCGTCACGAACGGTGTCTTGATCAACATCCGTGCGGCGAGCGTGATGTTTCGCATGGGGCGGGACGCGGGAGGAGGGAAGTCCGGTAGCCTTGGACTTGGACGGCGCCCGCGCGGGAAAGGTTTCTATGGTGCCGGATGTGCGGCGCCCCATCGACCGTCGGCACCGCTGGGGTGCAGCAGGTAGAAGACGTCCGTCCGCAATTGCGAGGGATCGGCGTGCCAGTGCCCGTACACTTCCCACGATGGACCGGCGCGCGTGCGATCGTTGGCGCGACACCAGGCCACAACGGCCGCATTCGCTTCGCCCAGGCGTCCATACTCGCCGACGTGCGTGGTCATCGCCGCCACCCCACCGGGCGTCTCCAACGGCATCACGCCCCCAACGGCGTCAAAAAGCGCGGTGACGCCGACGCAGAAATCCACTGTGAGTTCTTCGGCGGTCGCCGCGCGATAGATGAAGATGTTCTGCCCATCAAGCGCCACGGCACCCGCCCGTGCGGCGGCGTACACCTGATCCAGATGCCGGCCGAACTCATGGCCGACCCGGCCACGCGGCACCTGCGCACGCACGCCGGCAACCCGACGAGCGGCAACGACAACTTCGCGGACATCGTACGGCGCGGAAGACATGAACACGTCGTCAGTCAGGTATTCCGTGGACCGGCACGCCTAGTAGCGAAACAACCGGTTGATCTTGACCACGAACGCGCGGTTCTTGAGCCCGCGCACCGTCGTTGGCGTGACGTACCGATCGTCCCGCACGTCGCGTTCATCGGTGTACACCAGGAACAGCTCGCTACCGGGCGCATACTCCCAACGGAAGCGCAGGTTGGTGCTGAACGCGCGGTCGGCCGAGTTGTATTGCACGAGTGCGCTGGCAAACATCAACGGCGAGAATCCATAGTCCACGCGCGCCCGTGCCAGCCGCGTGGTGAACGCGGCATTCGGTCGCTCGATGCGGGTGATCGAAAACGTCGGCTCCACGGCCAGCCGCTGCATGACCGCGATGCGCGCGGCCGAGAACGTACTGCCGGGTCCGAAGGTCACGCTCCGGATGGAGCCGTCATAGTAGCGCCCGCCCTGAACCTTGATGGTGCCCGACGCGCGTCGCTGCGCGCCGAACTCGTACGACAACGCGACATCAGAGAAGTCGTAGCCGCCTGGCGCGATGGCGGCGGGCGACCCGGAGGGGGTGAACGGGCGGCGCAGGAACTCGAAGTCCTGCGTGACGTCGATGTTCAGTTGATCGCTATTGGCGAATTCCGTGCCGAAGTGACCGCGCCAGATTCGCGTGTCGACCGCGCCAGCGCCGTTCTCGAAGTATTCGCCAGATGCAGTCCCAGTGAACTTCCGCACCTGTGTCAGATGCATCGGTCGCGGACTGAAGCGCACTTCGCCAAACGACCGGTTGAAGTCGGAGCGTCGGC contains these protein-coding regions:
- a CDS encoding ABC transporter permease, which codes for MRNITLAARMLIKTPFVTTIAVLSLALGIGANAAIFSMFDTLLRRPLPVPAPGELVNLSAPGPMPGSNSCNTSGRCDEVFSYAMFRDLERLQTPFTGIAAHRIFGTSLTVRNEPMTGEGSMVSGSYFPVLGIKAAAGRLLTPDDDNVIGAHFVTVISFSFWKDRFGKDPGVIGQTIRLNGKSFTVIGVAPESFEGTSLGARPLVYVPLSMRGEVQRFTRWEDRRNYWIYLFARLKPGVSIETARTMANGVFHPLLVNVEAPLQQGLSDKTMASFKAKRLLIVPGAHGQSNMIREARTPLTLLFSVTGVVLLIACANIANLLLARGAGRATEMGVRLALGATRRHLVLQLLTESIMLSMIGGLVSLLVAVWTLRAIGALLPPEASTTMRFSISGSVVAFSAMLSLITGIVFGLFPALHSTRTGVMSTIRAGAGQIAGGRAAARFRAGLVTAQIALSMGLLIMSALFLRSLMNVTRVDLGLRVDNIATFSIVPRRAGYDSVQSAELFNRVEQELKTVPGVTSVTEGETPLLSGDSNNNSLKVQGYNCGPDVDCNSAANQVGSDYFSTFNVPMISGREFTTADRVGSQAIAIVNEAFVKKFGWGRDAVGKYIGESEGDSLNVQVVGVVRNLKYSDVKDSIPPVYYRPWRQDGDVGALYFYVQSSIPPEQMLSALRATMKRIDPTVPIEDLKTMPQQVRENIFLDRMISILSSAFALLATVLAGVGL
- a CDS encoding GyrI-like domain-containing protein is translated as MSSAPYDVREVVVAARRVAGVRAQVPRGRVGHEFGRHLDQVYAAARAGAVALDGQNIFIYRAATAEELTVDFCVGVTALFDAVGGVMPLETPGGVAAMTTHVGEYGRLGEANAAVVAWCRANDRTRAGPSWEVYGHWHADPSQLRTDVFYLLHPSGADGRWGAAHPAP